In Arachis hypogaea cultivar Tifrunner chromosome 17, arahy.Tifrunner.gnm2.J5K5, whole genome shotgun sequence, a single window of DNA contains:
- the LOC112765258 gene encoding uncharacterized protein, producing MESALASSLLSLATPTRLTPISCSPPRHATVPLCVRRSSTFSAKIAETRRTSTRVSAINDVTTVLDPAPVEITWQIIVGTIAGITPFVVAGIEFSKRIIAQRKCEECGGSGIVFRDKKYFRCPECGGFLPWQSWKRFFSG from the exons ATGGAATCTGCACTTGCTTCTTCTCTGCTTTCCTTAGCAACTCCGACCAGACTCACACCCATTTCTTGTTCTCCGCCAAGACATGCAACAGTTCCTCTTTGTGTCAGAAGAAGCTCCACTTTTTCAGCTAAGATTGCAGAAACAAGAAGAACATCAACAAGGGTCTCGGCTATCAATGATGTAACCACTGTTCTTGACCCTGCTCCAGTTGAAATCACATGGCAAATCATAGTTGGAACTATAG CTGGGATTACACCTTTTGTGGTGGCAGGGATAGAGTTCAGCAAAAGGATT ATAGCACAGAGGAAATGTGAGGAATGTGGAGGATCAGGGATTGTTTTCAGGGACAAGAAGTATTTTCGTTGCCCTGAATGTG GTGGATTTCTTCCTTGGCAGTCATGGAAGAGATTCTTTTCTGGTTAG
- the LOC112764788 gene encoding transcription termination factor MTERF9, chloroplastic, protein MVSIFSLYPCNPLLYSSSSSFRNFVEWHFNPSSSSNSNSASSSIDGRGGGGGGSKVLLVIAAAHSNPNILKTNRKSKYGYPLSTYDSDDDDEDDDDEDGDWLSDEEFAEPARLDTNGKRSKLHASKGKERQNEKEWGVRDFDNEPSTRIRGSEGVASLRRNYNGKLDKNLKEKKYPRLSEEIILDSKWLPLLDYLSTFGIKESHFVQMYQRHMPSLQINVCSAQERLDYLMSVGVKHRDVRRILVRQPQILGYTVENNLKSHVAFLAGLGIPSSRIGQIIAVAPSLFSYSVENSLKPTVRYLVEEVGIKERDLGKVIQLSPQILVQRIDVSWNTRYMFLTKELGAPKDSIVKMVTKHPQLLHYSIDDGLLPRINFLRSIGMKNSDILKVLTSLTQVLSLSLEDNLKPKYLYLVNELNNEVQSLTKYPMYLSLSLDQRIRPRHRFLVSLKKAPKGPFPLGSLVPTDECFCQQWAGTSLDKYLAFRQRLLVRRFAEKFERKM, encoded by the exons ATGGTTTCCATATTCTCTCTCTATCCCTGCAATCCCCtcctctattcttcttcttcttcctttcggaACTTTGTTGAATGGCATTTCAATCCGAGTTCGAGTTCGAATTCGAATTCTGCGTCTTCATCCATTGACGGAAGAGGAGGTGGTGGCGGTGGCAGCAAGGTGCTGCTTGTGATTGCTGCGGCGCATTCCAATCCAAACATTCTCAAGACCAACCGCAAGTCTAAGTACGGTTACCCTCTCTCTACCTACGATTCCGACGACGACGACGAGGACGACGACGACGAGGACGGTGATTGGCTCTCTGAT GAAGAATTTGCTGAGCCTGCTCGCTTGGACACTAATGGCAAGAGATCTAAGTTGCATGCAAGTAAAG gaaAAGAAAGACAAAATGAAAAGGAATGGGGTGTAAGAGATTTTGATAATGAACCAAGCACTAGAATTCGCGGAAGCGAGGGAGTGGCATCTTTACGGCGAAACTACAATGGAAAG CTTGATAAGAACTTAAAGGAGAAGAAATATCCACGGCTGTCGGAAGAGATTATCTTGGATTCGAAATGGTTACCGCTTCTTGATTACTTAAGCACCTTTGGAATCAAGGAGTCACACTTCGTCCAGATGTATCAGAGGCACATGCCGTCACTTCAAATCAATGTATGCTCTGCACAGGAGAGGTTAGATTACTTAATGAGTGTCGGTGTCAAACATAGAGATGTTAGAAGAATCCTTGTGAGGCAGCCTCAGATTCTGGGGTATACGGTGGAGAACAATTTGAAGTCTCATGTTGCTTTCTTGGCAGGCTTGGGAATACCAAGTTCCAGGATAGGGCAAATCATTGCCGTCGCTCCATCGCTTTTTTCTTATAGTGTTGAAAATTCATTAAAACCGACAGTAAGATATTTAGTTGAGGAAGTTGGAATCAAGGAAAGAGACTTGGGTAAGGTCATTCAGCTAAGCCCACAAATTCTTGTCCAGCGCATTGACGTTTCATGGAATACTCGATACATGTTTCTAACCAAAGAGTTGGGAGCACCCAAAGATAGCATAGTGAAGATGGTGACGAAACATCCTCAGCTTCTCCACTACAGCATAGATGATGGATTACTTCCAAGGATAAACTTCCTAAGAAGCATAGGAATGAAAAATTCAGACATCTTGAAAGTATTGACTAGTCTTACACAG GTGCTATCTCTGTCCCTAGAGGACAATCTGAAGCCCAAGTATTTGTACTTGGTAAATGAACTCAACAATGAGGTGCAATCCTTGACCAAATACCCAATGTACCTTAGCTTGTCTTTGGACCAAAGAATCCGTCCTCGTCATAGGTTCTTGGTTTCCTTGAAGAAAGCTCCGAAAGGACCCTTTCCACTTGGATCTCTTGTTCCAACTGATGAATGCTTTTGTCAACAGTGGGCTGGAACTAGTTTGGATAAATATTTGGCATTTCGTCAAAGATTATTAGTCAGAAGGTTTGCCGAGAAATTCGAAAGAAAAATGTGA